From a single Nakaseomyces glabratus chromosome H, complete sequence genomic region:
- the INM2 gene encoding inositol monophosphate 1-phosphatase INM2 (CAGL0H01089g~Ortholog(s) have inositol monophosphate 1-phosphatase activity and role in inositol phosphate dephosphorylation), giving the protein MAKKLTGEELRKIEQHLIEFLKTDIGPILKNASGTKFDSYDEKVNDVDLVTVVDKKVETLIRKFAEENYPEIKFIGEESLSKDERFDLEDPTFIVDPIDGTTNFIHGFPFSCTSIGVAQGGKPVIGCVYNPHLNQLFHASLGNGAYLNDEPINIEKRTLSLKKSIIGLEGGSEREDGKGTNFTKKFDTYRKLLSDRGAFIHGFRSLGSAAMNICYVSIGYMDAYWEGGCWAWDVCAGWCILNEAGGKIVGGNPGQWNIPINNRSYLAVRGGLVDDDEQEKFIQDFWGFVEGALKY; this is encoded by the coding sequence ATGGCTAAAAAATTAACCGGAGAGGAGTTGCGTAAAATCGAGCAACATTTAATTGAGTTTCTCAAAACCGACATTGGtccaattttgaaaaatgcTAGCGGAACCAAATTTGATTCTTACGACGAGAAGGTTAATGATGTCGATCTAGTTACCGTGGTAGATAAAAAAGTCGAGACACTTATTCGAAAATTTGCTGAAGAAAACTACCCAGAAATTAAGTTTATTGGTGAAGAAAGTTTATCAAAGGACGAACGTTTTGATCTTGAAGATCCTACGTTTATTGTCGATCCTATTGATGGCACTACAAACTTTATACATGGGTTTCCTTTTAGTTGTACCTCGATTGGTGTCGCGCAAGGTGGTAAACCGGTGATTGGCTGTGTTTATAACCCACACCTTAATCAACTATTTCATGCATCTTTGGGAAATGGTGCTTATCTAAATGATGAGCCCATTAATATTGAGAAAAGAACGCTATCCCTGAAGAAATCCATAATCGGTTTGGAGGGTGGAAGTGAAAGGGAAGACGGAAAAGGCACCAACTTTACAAAGAAATTTGATACTTATCGCAAATTATTAAGTGATAGAGGTGCATTCATTCATGGTTTCAGAAGTTTGGGAAGTGCAGCAATGAATATTTGCTACGTCTCAATAGGGTACATGGATGCATATTGGGAAGGCGGATGTTGGGCATGGGATGTTTGCGCAGGGTGGTGTATTTTGAATGAAGCAGGTGGTAAAATTGTAGGTGGTAATCCCGGTCAATGGAATATACCAATTAACAATAGGTCATACCTTGCTGTTCGTGGTGGTCttgttgatgatgatgagcAGGAAAAATTTATACAGGATTTTTGGGGGTTTGTTGAAGGTGctttgaaatattga
- the MGP12 gene encoding Mgp12p (CAGL0H01111g~Ortholog of S. cerevisiae : YDR286C, C. albicans SC5314 : C3_03200C_A, C. dubliniensis CD36 : Cd36_83160, C. parapsilosis CDC317 : CPAR2_101820 and Candida tenuis NRRL Y-1498 : CANTEDRAFT_113333): protein MLRLLPMRSCLPRRLIQTATTGVSKGGVKLTLFSKPQCGLCEEAKEIIEDVLESDAIPKHNISMNIVNINQLNNKKWWDLYCFDIPVLHIEKDNDKESLFKMMHRIDEDVLVDKIQTYLK from the coding sequence ATGTTGCGCTTACTTCCGATGCGGTCTTGTTTACCGAGAAGACTAATTCAAACAGCTACTACAGGGGTTAGTAAAGGTGGTGTCAAATTAACATTATTCTCAAAACCACAATGTGGACTATGTgaagaagcaaaagaaattataGAAGATGTACTGGAAAGTGATGCCATACCCAAGCACAATATATCGATGAATATTGTCAACATTAATCAActtaataataaaaaatggtGGGATCTGTATTGCTTCGACATACCTGTTTTGCATATTGAAAAAGACAATGACAAAGAGAGTTTATTTAAGATGATGCATCGTATCGATGAGGATGTTCTAGTTGATAAAATTCAAACCTATCTAAAATAG